From one Rhizobium rosettiformans genomic stretch:
- a CDS encoding methyl-accepting chemotaxis protein → MVNLITGKDLSVKQRLMTLGAAAVLGIGSMLAVGWYQNVRISTAIQDSIEIKNEVERINEMRIANANMVLAAMDTIIDRGEGSIQPERMEIINAAVTLLRDGAFVLASVAAEAGAPGEVGSYEADLNAVAQAIQVDLKHMVETGAPEADYAAIDDAIDGSGERLGDVLNNLSALGGNLVEDFANEATRRSNQALTFQLGLGSIAFFSVIALQLIHGNSIANGIRHVRTSMQRIIDGDYQTEVAGTDRHDEIGGMARSADIFRKAAIEKHDLEEASRSQRRQNETERESRTAAMEADTRALKLAVDALGEGLTRLSQGDLCATIAGPFPQDLERLRIDFNEVASNLKRVMTEIATNSSSIRANSQQMKSAADDLARRTEQQAASLEETSAALSEITETVKTATDWAEEASHMVDNAKDYAEKSGAVVNDAMSAMNRIEDATDEIGKIINVIDEIAFQTNLLALNAGVEAARAGEAGKGFAVVAQEVRALAGRAADAARDIKTLVTRSNDEVRSGVELVTATGRALHRIGEDVLRINEHVKAIVTSAREQSVGLSEINSAVSQMDQVTQQNAAMVEQTNAASHTLASDAENLSRLVGQFKVNLGEAAHDQYQEAARAASPQRPSPARALMNKVAGSFNRTATATASAAAAQEHWEEF, encoded by the coding sequence ATGGTCAATCTCATTACGGGTAAAGACCTGTCAGTCAAACAGCGTCTGATGACGCTGGGCGCCGCGGCAGTGTTGGGCATCGGCTCGATGCTCGCTGTCGGCTGGTACCAGAACGTACGGATATCGACGGCAATCCAGGATTCGATCGAGATCAAGAACGAAGTCGAGCGCATCAACGAGATGCGCATTGCCAATGCCAACATGGTGCTGGCGGCTATGGATACGATCATCGACCGCGGCGAAGGAAGCATCCAGCCGGAGCGCATGGAGATCATCAATGCCGCGGTGACCCTTCTTCGGGATGGGGCGTTCGTGCTGGCATCAGTTGCGGCTGAAGCGGGTGCACCGGGCGAAGTCGGCAGCTATGAGGCCGACCTGAATGCCGTGGCACAAGCCATCCAGGTGGATCTCAAGCACATGGTCGAGACCGGCGCGCCGGAAGCAGATTACGCAGCCATCGACGATGCGATCGACGGTTCGGGGGAGCGCCTCGGTGACGTGCTCAACAACCTCTCGGCACTCGGTGGCAATCTGGTCGAAGACTTCGCAAACGAGGCGACCCGTCGAAGCAATCAGGCGCTGACCTTCCAGCTTGGGCTGGGCAGTATCGCCTTCTTCTCGGTCATCGCACTACAGCTCATTCACGGCAATTCGATCGCCAACGGCATCCGCCACGTTCGCACGAGCATGCAGCGCATCATCGACGGCGACTACCAGACGGAAGTCGCCGGCACAGACCGGCACGACGAAATCGGCGGCATGGCCCGTTCCGCAGACATATTCCGCAAGGCGGCCATCGAAAAGCACGACTTGGAGGAGGCAAGCCGTTCCCAGCGCCGGCAGAACGAAACAGAGCGGGAGAGCCGCACGGCGGCCATGGAAGCCGACACGCGCGCCCTCAAGCTCGCGGTGGATGCGCTCGGCGAAGGACTGACCCGCCTGTCTCAGGGCGATCTCTGCGCCACCATCGCCGGCCCCTTCCCGCAGGATCTCGAGCGGCTCAGGATCGATTTCAACGAAGTGGCATCGAACCTCAAGCGGGTCATGACCGAAATCGCGACCAACAGCAGCTCAATCCGCGCCAACAGCCAGCAGATGAAGAGCGCCGCCGACGATCTTGCGCGCCGCACGGAGCAGCAGGCTGCATCGCTCGAGGAAACCTCGGCCGCCCTTTCAGAGATCACCGAGACCGTCAAGACGGCCACCGACTGGGCCGAAGAAGCCAGCCACATGGTCGACAATGCCAAGGACTATGCCGAGAAATCCGGCGCGGTGGTCAACGACGCCATGTCCGCGATGAACCGCATCGAGGATGCCACCGACGAAATCGGCAAGATCATCAACGTCATTGATGAAATCGCTTTCCAGACCAACCTTCTCGCTCTCAACGCCGGCGTCGAGGCAGCCCGTGCCGGCGAAGCAGGCAAGGGTTTCGCCGTTGTGGCGCAGGAAGTCCGCGCCCTCGCCGGACGCGCGGCCGATGCGGCACGTGACATCAAGACCCTGGTCACCCGTTCCAACGACGAAGTGCGCTCCGGGGTGGAGTTGGTGACGGCGACCGGACGGGCCCTCCACCGGATTGGCGAAGATGTTTTACGAATTAACGAGCACGTTAAGGCAATCGTTACCAGCGCGAGAGAACAATCAGTTGGACTGAGCGAGATCAATTCGGCCGTCAGCCAGATGGACCAGGTCACGCAACAGAATGCCGCGATGGTGGAGCAGACCAATGCGGCGAGCCACACGCTGGCAAGTGACGCGGAAAACCTTTCGCGGCTTGTTGGACAGTTCAAGGTGAACTTGGGCGAGGCTGCTCATGACCAATATCAGGAGGCTGCGCGCGCTGCCTCCCCTCAGAGACCGTCTCCCGCACGGGCGCTGATGAACAAGGTTGCGGGATCGTTCAACCGTACCGCCACGGCAACAGCCTCTGCTGCCGCAGCACAGGAACACTGGGAAGAGTTCTGA
- a CDS encoding chemotaxis protein CheW, translated as MSNAIKQSGAYLEIVSFHLGDQEFCIDIMAIREIRGWAPVTPMPHTPPYVLGLINLRGAVIPVIDMACRLGMKMTEPSERAAIIVTDIAGKLVGLLVEQVSDMMTIKSEDLQPAPEIIPETQRAFCRGIVALEKSMVCFLNLDTVIADELAQAA; from the coding sequence ATGAGTAATGCCATCAAACAGTCGGGCGCCTATCTGGAAATCGTATCCTTCCATCTCGGCGACCAGGAATTTTGCATCGACATCATGGCCATCCGCGAAATCCGCGGCTGGGCACCGGTCACCCCGATGCCGCATACCCCCCCTTACGTTCTCGGCCTCATCAACCTGCGCGGCGCCGTCATCCCGGTCATCGACATGGCCTGCCGTCTCGGCATGAAGATGACCGAACCGTCGGAACGCGCAGCGATCATCGTCACCGACATCGCCGGCAAGCTGGTCGGTCTCCTGGTCGAACAGGTCTCGGACATGATGACGATCAAGAGTGAAGACCTGCAGCCGGCACCGGAGATCATCCCGGAAACCCAGCGCGCCTTCTGCCGCGGCATCGTCGCACTCGAGAAGTCGATGGTCTGCTTCCTGAACCTCGACACCGTCATTGCCGACGAGCTTGCTCAGGCAGCTTGA